The Amycolatopsis sp. QT-25 genomic sequence GTCGCCCAAGGTGGCTGACGACGCTTCCCAGCGGCGCCTGGATCGGCCAGGGGAATCCGATCCGGGGCGTGGCAGGCGGCTCGGGGTGGATGTCGGATCCGTCCGGGTCGGGGTCGCGCTCAGCGATCCCGACCCCATCCTCGCGAGCCCGCTGGTCACCCTCCCTCGCGACGCGGCGGGCGACAAGGACGTCGACCGGCTCGTCGGCCTCGTCACGGAACACGACGTCGTCGAAGTCGTCGTGGGCCTGCCGAGGACGCTCAAGGACCGTCATGGCCCGGCGGCCGAAGCGGCGCTCGACTACGCCGAAAAGGTCGCCGCCAGGATCGCCCCGGTGCCGGTGCGACTGGCCGACGAGCGGTTGACCACGGTGACGGCATCCAGGATGCTGTCGCAGCG encodes the following:
- the ruvX gene encoding Holliday junction resolvase RuvX, giving the protein MADDASQRRLDRPGESDPGRGRRLGVDVGSVRVGVALSDPDPILASPLVTLPRDAAGDKDVDRLVGLVTEHDVVEVVVGLPRTLKDRHGPAAEAALDYAEKVAARIAPVPVRLADERLTTVTASRMLSQRGVKGRKLRAVVDQAAAVEILQAWIDAVAAHRARKGDT